In the genome of Candida albicans SC5314 chromosome 6, complete sequence, the window ttttggccttgttgttttatttagttttgaaagaaagaaagaaagaaaaggtGTTTTTTTGTGTCCATAATAAATGCAAAATTaactaagaaaaaaaagtgggcaaatttttcttcttcttcttacttacttacttacttactCTCCCATAGTTAAAATGCATATGTATGGGCGGCGGCggcggtggtggtggtggtggtggggGGATTTTGTGTTATGTTTGCagttaaaaataaacaacaaaaatttaagCATTccctcttcttcttcttcttcttcatttcatttcattattatgaGTTGGTTGATGGATTTTAATATATCCTATCCTTATATAGGACAAAGGAATTTTTTTAAGAACAAAGAACTCAAAAggcaataataataataataataatattgcAGAATGAAgaatgataaaaaaaaaagaatttacagtaaataacaacaacaacaacaacaaccaaaaacaGGACgagtcttttttttttttttaatatcaagtgtaaaaatttatttgatggtataaatacattttaaaattaccttaaaatacaaatttatataaaattaCTTCttatttcctttttctttttctttttcttctttttcatttttcatttttgttatttatatttcttACTGAATAAGAAGAATAagatttttaattatatttccTTTAATATTCTTATAACATAATTACCTATCCCTTGTCCATTCTTATAGGtttgtttaattaaatCCTTCCTGCTCgtttttataatttatttatttcatttattcactcactcactcatTCATTCACATcttaataatatatatatatactatTCAAATATGGCTATTAAAGACAGAGTTAAGAGAGTTTCTAAAATTTTTACTTCCGACTCCAAAGaatctttgaaaaaagaagaacaacaagCTAAAGATACTAAAGAAATTGAGCCATCCACTACAACTGAAgatgctgctgctgctgctgctgaaGTAAAAGCTTCCACTGAAGGTGAAGCTACCAAAGATGCTACTGCCACTGCCACTGCCACTGAAGGTGAAGTTGCACCAACTGCCACTGAAACTAAAGCTGAAGCCGAAGCTGAAGCTGAAGCTGAACCAGTAGTGGTAGCTGCAGCTGCAGAAGCCACTCCTAAAGAAGTTGCAACTGAAGAACAACCAAGTCCATCAGCTGATATTACTGAAGAAGTTGCCGAACCAACTGCTGATAAAAAAGAAGGTGAAACTGAAACTGAAGGTGCTGCTACTGCTACTGAAGCTAAAGATGCTAAATCTGAAATCAAAGATTCTGCTGAAAAGACTGAAAAGGCTgttaaaaagaatgaattCTTTAAGAAGTTTATttctaaattcaaaaagaattcTCATGCTGCTAAGAATTGAATTCCAGTATTGCTAAAGTTTTGAATTGagttgaattgaattgaattgaattcattattattatcattatatataatcataaatcattattaatcacACCATCATTTTACTACTTATATTAGTTTatatctatctatctatttttaattgttaattttttatcttattttattttattttattctaaattttactttcttttttttaatatatataaattggggacttttttatttagtttatcccatttttcttcttcaggtTCTTACCATTCTAAGTAGtctatttcaatttcttagTGTAAATTAAACAAGAGAGATTTACTTCATTTGAAGACTAATTCGATTGTTAGAATTAGAGGTTTTGGAAAAACATTGTGTATAAAAGAGGCGGAGAAATTTAGGTCACACGCTGACGAAGATGAACATAATAACGACAATTgaagggggggggggagaaactttaatttaataaagttGGAAAAAGATTTTGGAGGCTAAATCATGAAATGattaaacaataaactCTTTGGGGTAGgaggaaggaaggaaggaGGGGGGTGTGAAAGAGGccattttcaaaacaaaattattgattattgtATTATCGATTATTGTATTATTGTATTATTGTATTATTGTattatattgttttcaaaattaatttaatttaatttaataaattatcaaaacaattCTTAACAACCAGTAACAATGAAACACgccaaagaaaaaaagatttaacAATAGATAACTAATAAAGATCATTTCTAAACTCATATCTACCATAAGAGAAAGTAAGTTTGCGAACTTGGATATAGAGATAAgataaatttattgttgttgttgttgttgttgttgtggcaTTAAAGGATAccccaattttttttttggaaatcaTGATAACACATATTTTTAAAGATCTAATTGAGTGACTTTTGCAAATTTAACACATTCAAAAGATAAACTGGCCACATCCCCTAGATAAAAGTTTTAAACAAGATATGAGATTATTTTGCCATCCCCTCTCTACTGTAatatattaaatcaaagaaCGACTTGATAATCACAATACTggattatatatatatatatatgttcTTATATTAATGCTGTCCTGGCAACAATCATTCACCCACagttaatttcaaatcaatatcaagaatgaatgaataacACATATTTGCAACTATGACTTTAACTTTTTCTGTagcaatattttttttttggggggGGTTAAGCAGCCCTGGCCAAAATCATGACACTTACATGACcattttctctttttcttataAAATGTCATGCGATATGATAACGAATTCTATAAACCACACTTTTTCTATAgacaaaaaatattgatcaTATAAATGTATTACTGTAAAAGATGGTCCTTTCTGTTAATTAGATCCTATGTATGCTTattaaagagaaaaagacTATAAGTAAACTCACATGAAAGAGGGGGCAACTGTTTGGAGattgtttggtttggtttggttCCTCCAATGATACGGCGAGGGCACCACTTTACTTTTAGAGTCTAACTAaataacaattcaatttcacaTTGATCTAATTGTAGTAACGCACTCACTGAATTGAATCGtgattaattttaatagatcttatttattggaaaaaatcacttactattattatatagACTTATTCTATGATTTCTTCGTTAGTCACGTGACatataattatttgttCTATTGTCAATATCCCCCCTCCCCCCCAAAAAGACAATAAAGAGatataacaacaacaagtctttgtattatttaacaaaagagaaaattaatttaagaACAAtaccaattaaaaaatgaaaGGAGAACAGAAGAAGGAGAAGACCCAAAGTGATAAATTGGCTGTTTCTAGATAtaacaaaagaaatagaaatctGGGACCACAATTATTTTTGCTGGCTTTAaggaaaatatttttaaaatctaTTTAATGGGGGTTGTATTCGCCAATTCTACACGTATGAATTGTATTTCACTTATTCTAACTTATATTCCCTAATTACccatcaattcaaaatagacaagtttttatatatatccTGTCTATTTAACAAcagtaacaacaacaacaacaacaacaacaacaacaactataAACACTCattaatatttctttttttgggaCAATTCAAGTCAAGTCAATTGGTAATCACACTACTTTATCATAAGACAGACAGacagacaaaaaaaatactaaataaaaaaaaaaaaaaagaaattccGTAGGCAAtacaaaaatttacaaaagccaaagaaaaagaaaaagaaaaagaagaagaagaaaaagaagaagaagaagctcaaccttcaaaaataaagaaagtgaagaaatcaatcaattaaaaaaatttctgaTTTCTGATTTCTGATTTCTAATTTCTAATTTGTTTCCTATTCTTTTTActcattaattttattatacACATAACATTCATCTGtcaatatcaatcaatccaattatatataaagacagatcaatcaaataatcattatcatcatcaacaaaaaaaaaagaaaaaaaaaagcatatacatatatttttattagtatttgttgttttaatcaaagaaaaagagaatatatatttgtCGACACAACCaaactaaactaaactaaactaaaccaacatcaatttttttttttctttttttttcttcacattcccttttttttttcttttggtttttttttttttttttgtcgtTTGCTTTAACCGCCAACATTCAATATTGCTTCCCcttttcaacaacataCTATCAATATGGATTTAAGAGTTGGTAAGAAATACCGTATTGGTCGTAAAATTGGATCAGGTTCATTTGGTGACATTTATTTAGGAACCAACATTATATCAGGTGAGGAAGTTGCTatcaaattggaaaacaCTAAAGCCAAACATCCACAATTGGAATATGAAGCCAAAGTTTATAAAGCATTGagtggtggtgttggtaTTCCATTTGTTAGATGGTATGGTACTGAATGTGATTATAATGCCATggttattgatttattgggTCCATCTTTAGAagatttgttcaattattgTAATCGGAAATTCACTTATAAAACTGTTTTGTTATTGGctgatcaattaatttgtCGTATTGAATACATTCATGCCAGATGTTTTATTCATCGTGATATTAAACCCGATAATTTCTTAATGGGTATTGGTAGAAGAGGTTCTCAAGTAAATGTCATTGATTTTGGATTAGCTAAGAAATATAGAGATCCAAGAACTCATTTACATATCCCTTACAGAGAAAATAAGAATTTGACAGGTACTGCCAGATATGCTAGTGTCAATACTCATTTAGGTATTGAACAAAGTAGAAGAGATGATTTGGAAAGTTTAGGTtatgttttgatttatttctGTCGTGGATCTTTACCATGGCAAGGATTGAAAGCCGCTacaaaaagacaaaaataTGATAGAATTatggaaaagaaaatgacTACTCCAAACAATATTTTATGTAAAGGATTACCATCGGAATTTTTGGAATATATGAATTATGTGAAAACATTAAGATTTGATGATAAACCAGATTATCCATATTTAAGAAAATTGTTTAGagatttattcaaaaaagaaaattataGATATGATTATGTTTTTGATTGGACTTTATACAAGtttcaacaagaaaaacaaagagCTCAACAAGGTAAAGTAGCTGATGGTGACAATCaagatcaacaacaacaacaaaataatcaaaatcaaactcaaactcaaaatcaacaaggCCAAATAACAgcaccacaaccaccagTACCAGtatcacaacaacaacaacaacaacagcaaatTCCTCAACATATACCAACACCACAACAAATAtcacagcaacaacagcaacaacagcaacaacaacaacaactcccaccacaacaacaaaaaacttCTGTCACTCcacaattacaacaataCACTGATCAACGtcttcaaaatcaacgAGCTGTATATCAActgaatcaaaattataGTGGCACTAAATCTGCTCAACCACAAGCCCAACAACCTCCACAACAAGGTAATCCAGCATGGCTTTAAgaattttaaattcaaagtTTCATTTAGTGGTGTTtgtaattaatttttcctttatatatatatatatatatatattactttattttttaaaacttATTAATTGAATGGTGAATGGTGGTTatattttagttttttattttttatttttttaaaaaatttacttAGTTTTTGAGTTTTTTCATTGGGAGTAATTTATCtattttatatattctATTATATTATACAGAAATTCTaatgtttgtttttgaCTTATACATATCTTATTTTGCattaatatattatataaagttgttgaactgttttcaatttttatgATTGTTCAGATTTTGACTCTTCAGGCTTTGATTCTTCAGGCTTTGACTCTTCAGTCTTTGAGGTGTTCTTTGCATCTTTATTCTTGGTATTTTCAACTCTTTCAGTATAATTAAataagaaatcaaaaatactAGCACcattttgaattggttcaccatcttcatttttattaccTCTATAAGCATCAATATAACCGAAAAATCcataaaaaatattttctttactTTCTTCAGCATAAATCTTatcataaatatatttcattttaaattcattcatttctttatcaaatttagtgaaatcaattggttCATAATCTGATTTAgttaatttaatattatatCCATCAAATACTGGATTTTCTAAAAGTAAACCCAAAGCGGGAGCTTTAGgaatattaatttttgttgattggaaaaaattattaattattccACAAGGTAAACTTAATCGAACTACTAATGCTGCCATAGCAATcatttttctaatttgatGTAACATAAATGATTGACCATGAATTTTAATCGATATCCATTCAGTTCCTTCAATAACAAATGGATCTGATACAATAGTTTTAATCATAAATCTATTGGCACTAGTATCTTTAAAAGGTTTACCCACGGTGAAATTATGGAAATTATGAGTTCCTTCATATTGTTTCATAACTTCACGGAAATGTTGTAAAcgtgatgatgaaattcTATATGATCTTCTactttgattttcaatggttttaatttgtttaatcaatttagtAAATGATAATTCAGAAATatctctttcttcttcgtcagcttgttgttgctgctgttgttgttgttgttgttgttgttcatcGTATGAACTAgtaattgaatcaatttgttcttGAGTAATACCGGAAGctaaaatttttgatttaacaTTTTCCCACCAATCAATACCTTCTTGatcatcttcaaataaatcgggattttctaattttttttctttaactAATTCACTTAATActgattttggttttggtggTAATAAACTAAATGTCGGtaataaatattcataAATTCTTGAAGAACAACATTTTCTACAATCAAACCCCTTTGTGGTTCTTTGAATTCCCCAAATTCTAATTTGTTTAggtaataaatcattaattttattgataatttctGGATCttcaattatcatttttaatgaaattacaTTACCTGCAGCATGTACTCCTTTATCAGTTCTTGCTGCTCTTTGAAATCCCgatttttttaaatcaacaGCATTTTCAGCCGATATGGCTCCGGCAGTGGCCATAGCATCATaaatatctttttcaatggtTTTAACATTAGGATCATTTTGTACTTGCATCCCATTATATCCAGTACCACAATATCCTAACATAACGGCAACTTTACGTTTTGGCTTTCTTGGTGCTTTTGGGATTGGTTGACCATTTTCATCGACTAATGGAGTATATTCGATtctaaaataaaattaaaaaaaaaaaaaaatttgttagtCAAAAAATCGTTCTATAAATCTTAAtagatgaaaaaaataaaaaagggtggggggggggggacTTACCTACTTTTGTCTTGGTTGAAATTCCTTTTTAAGACGTTTCTTGTCATTTTCATTAGctgatggtgatggtgatgatttTCTGACACGAGTCGTTGATTctgttgtggtggtggtagtggtagtggtagtggtagtatCTTTGTTAGATACAGAAGTAACGTCTTGAACATCAGTTGATTCGGTTGGGATCGGtataattgaagaattatcaGTTAATTCTTGAATATTCAAAGATTCAgacatttgaaattgatctATAACTGGGAAAGATATTATCAAGATATATGAATATATGTtggttcttttttttttttttttttttttcacgATGGGCTGTCTCTCTTTGCTTTGGTTGGTTGGGACTGAAAATTTATCACCCATCACCGCTACCAcccacaaaaaaaaaaaaatttccacTCATCGccatcaaataaaaaacctCACTTCACACACTCAAATATTATCACTTAACGTCATCCCTCCTCTCCTCCCCTCTCCCTTATATTTTCATACTAATTCTATCTATCCATTTATTATGAGACCACTtacagaagaagaaaccaAAGTCgtatttgaaaaactaGCCAATTATATAGGTAGAAACATTTCTTTCCTTATAGATAATCCAGAAAATCCTCATGTTTTCCGACTTCAAAAAGATCGAGTTTATTATGTTCAGGAATCAATTGCTAAATTTGCTACTAGTGTATCACGTCAACAATTAATGTCATTAGGTACATGTTTTGGGAAATTCACTAAAACGGGGAAATTCAGATTACATATTACTAGTTTACCTTATTTGGCTCAATATgctaaattcaaaatttggaTTAAACAAAATGGTGAAATGCCATTTTTATATGGTAATCATGTATTAAAAGCTCATATTGGGAGAATGTCCGATGATATTCCGGAACATGCTGGGGTTATTATATATTCAATGAATGATATACCTTTAGGATTTGGTGCTAGTGCTAAAAGTACTGCTGAAGCAAGAAATTTACCTCCAACTGGTATCGTTGCATTTAGACAAGGTGATATAGGTGAATATTTAAGAGAAGAAGATACATTATTTACTTAAATAGAATgtgaatatatatatatatatatatttatgtatgtatgtatgtatgtatgtagctacaataataattttaaaaaatggAAGATATAAAGTcttattaaattaaattttaagTTAAATTTTCTATTTACAAACATGGAAAGAgcccccccccccctcttTAATAACTTAAAACTGCTTGTTTAATCATTCCATATGGATTACCTTGATTATTAACATACAGTGCTTGTactaatttttcaaattgttcatCTATATTTATTTCTGGAGAATCggaaattttttcataatcTTTTTTATGGAAATCTTCACGAACAATTAAAACACCTTGATCTTTCCAAAATTGCATTAATGATCTAACTTCTTCCTTTGTGAATGGGAGGACTTTAAATGGTTTAATACCACCATTAGCAGTTAATGAGTTAGCAagatcaaaatcaaatattggcattttcaaaaatggaTTATATTCTTCATTTGGATAAACTCCAACTTTAACAGTTTGTCTATTCAAAGcaaaatcatttgatttacCCAATAAAACCCCACCTTTGGCAAAATTTATTTCACCACTAGCacatttcaataaaaattgaccaatttcaaattcattgacATGAATTGGAGTGAAATCTGGATGTTTATATTTAGTCCATGGATAATCTGCCAAGGcattaaaatcatcaacCGATACAATAATTGGGACATTTTGAGAATGTTCGACTAATTgttcaatgaaaaattggaaagCATAAGTAGGATGAACTTTACCCATATCACGATTTTGTGATAAGAAATCGTATAAAGTAGCAGTATTAGCTTTTAATAAAGTTTCCAGTTTATCTTTAGCAAATTTGATATCTTTagttaatttcaattttttgaaaatattggCATTAGCAGATAATATTTTATGAATCCATCTTTTCGTCAACATTGGTTGTTGATATACTCCCAATTTAGAATTTTTCACATAATCTGAAGTCCCATTACCAATGACTTCACCtgaatttaaatataatacaattgcttcattattgaatttttcttgaGAAAGCGATATAGCTTGATTGATTAATGTAGATTTACCACTTCCCTTTATACCATCAATATAAATTCTATTGGATTTAGATTCTCCATCTAATTTCtcaacaaattcttcattgattttaataGTATTGGAAGTGACTAATGATATTGGAGTTTGAAACATTTCATGATGTTGATATTTCTTGAATGCATTTAATACAGTCaaacttttttcaattgatttttcatattttgtCACTGTCCCAGCTTTCAATTCCTTATTAGATAATGTTTCAGCAATCAAAGTTGGAGCAGTTTGTTCAAGATTCAAATTTCTAACAGCATCTCTAAATGGTAAATGAGTTAATCCAGTagtttttttctgtttttgtttatttggaTCAATTCGTTTTCTTAATACTTGTTTCTTCTTACCTTCTTTTTGTCTAACAACTGCAAGATTTATAGATGTAGTTGTGAATGATCTTGCAGCAGTATTGGTCgtaagaaaagaaaaagaagaagaagaagcagcagcagcagcagcaattCTTTCTCTAAGTATATTGGTTGCCCTTAACATTTGGATGAATATTTATTCGTGAAGGTTGCGGTTAATGAATAGAgagttttatatttttgttagGGTTgtaaagattttttttaaaaaaaaaaaaatagagcgacagaaaaagaaaattttgcACCAATAATGCACGACCcaatatgaaaaaaaattttttcctCACTTTCaccaacaaaaatcaattttcgATTGTAGAGACGTCTTATTTATAAGATgagatttttcaattgaggaagaattaaaaaaaaatttttcttttatataaaaatggattctttttctttttctttttcttcttctttgtctttCTAATAGACCAAAGTCATGTTCAAATTACTAATACCGAATAAGTATAATTACGTGATACGACCATTGGTACGGTTTAAATCTATAAAATCACCAAAAtcaccaaaaccaaaaccaactGCAAAACTCAGTCCAAATGTGTTTTCTCTGGGTAAATTTTCTCAACTACATAATGACACCAGCACTACtaatattgaatcaaaaataactagttttgatcaattgaagattttCCCTTCGGTTAGAGAAGCCATgattaaagaaatcaaatctcAATACAATTTAAAAGGTCCACGACATTctaatattgatgaaattgatatcAAACCAACTCCCGTCCAAATTGCTGCTATTCGGAAAATTAACCAAACCAGGAAACTTAAAGTGCCCAATAAAGATTTAGAAGGTATGGATGATGCTGAACgtattcaatttgaattacaaaatgCTAATGAAATACAGAAAACTAAAGTATTCACCGTTGCTGCTGAAACTGGATCAGGTAAGACTTGGTCATATTTAGCTCCATTATTGAGTAAATTAAAACTGGATGATATGGAATTCTGGAAATCTGATCCAGAAGGTTATGATAATACGAGGAAAAAAGGTCAATTTGTTAAATCAGTCATACTTTTACCGACAAATGAATTAGTTGATCAAGTTTATGAAACATTACAACGAGCcaattcatttgaattggATCATAAAGGTGCCCCTGGTAATTTCACACTGTTTTTAGAATTGCcagaaaataaaactatGAATATTACTACCATGAAATTGGGACAAGGCGAAGCACCAGTAAGATTATTTCGTCAATTAGAAACTAAAGGTCCAATTGATGTTTTAATAACAACTCCTGGTAAAATTGTTGCCTTTTCTAAATTGGTCAATATCAATCGTCCATTTAGAGTTTTCGCTAATGTGAAATATTGTGTTTTAGATGAAGCTGATacattatttgatgattcaTTTGAGAAAAACACTACTGATGTCATTACTCATTTCCCTAAATTGcttgatttaattttggtttCAGCAACTATCCCTAAAGTATTTGAGAAAAAATTATCGAAATTATTTCCTGATCAACGTTCATTAATTAGAGTTGCTACTCCTCTGTTACATAAAGTTCCACGTAACATCAAAGTAATGACTATTGATGCTGATGTTGCTCCTTATAATGGATCCAAACCTAGATGTTTAGCACAAGCTCTTTATGCCATATCTAAAGATGGAACTGAACCAGGTTACGtcaaaagaattattgTTTTCGTCAATGAGAAATCTGAAGTTGATGGGATTGTTGAATCAATGattacaaaatataaagtAAGACCAGAAGATATTGTTGGAGTTTCCGGGTCGGTTAATATCAGAGATCGGAAAGATATGTTACAACCATTTTTACAACCGGcagaattgattgaaaatgatgattttggtAGTAAAGTGAAAATATTGGTCACTACTGATTTATTAGCTCGAGGATTAAATTTCCAAGGAGTGAAAAATGTCATATTATTAGGATTACCGAGAAATTCCGTTGATTTGGTTCATAGATTAGGTCGAACTGGTCGAATGAATCAAAATGGAAGAGTTTTTGtcattgttgataaaaaatCTAAGAAATCTTGGGTAAAAGGATTAGGCAATGCAATTATTCGAGGACTTCGAATTGgttaatgataatgataatgataatgataatgataatgatcaTGTTAATGTATgtcatttcattttgaaGAAGGGTGAGTCAAGTAAATCTATTGATGTGATGATTTCaaagatatttttttcagaCGTTAGACTTCctaattaataatttgagGATAATGTCTTAGATATCTGATTAGATTTACTTGCATTTAAACTggcttcttttttttataattgaaGTTTTATACTAACAAAATAcatttcttgttttcattttagagattttaatttattttttattttttaaaaaaaagaaaaatgttattcaatttgatattgaaacaTTTAATAGGTATGTGAtactttcttctttttttttttttttttttttcaccaattgAACCATGATAATACAAGacaaaaatgatgaaacaataaacaGACTAATTTTAATGAACGCTTGACTTCCGATTTTTCAACCGTGGGGAGAAGTCTACATTTTATCtgatattttttgttgttataattattattaattgttcATTTGGGAGAAATT includes:
- a CDS encoding uncharacterized protein (Described as a Gag-related protein; hyphal induced; downregulation correlates with clinical development of fluconazole resistance; repressed by nitric oxide, 17-beta-estradiol, ethynyl estradiol) translates to MAIKDRVKRVSKIFTSDSKESLKKEEQQAKDTKEIEPSTTTEDAAAAAAEVKASTEGEATKDATATATATEGEVAPTATETKAEAEAEAEAEPVVVAAAAEATPKEVATEEQPSPSADITEEVAEPTADKKEGETETEGAATATEAKDAKSEIKDSAEKTEKAVKKNEFFKKFISKFKKNSHAAKN
- the HRR25 gene encoding serine/threonine protein kinase (Predicted protein serine/threonine kinase; Spider biofilm induced), with translation MDLRVGKKYRIGRKIGSGSFGDIYLGTNIISGEEVAIKLENTKAKHPQLEYEAKVYKALSGGVGIPFVRWYGTECDYNAMVIDLLGPSLEDLFNYCNRKFTYKTVLLLADQLICRIEYIHARCFIHRDIKPDNFLMGIGRRGSQVNVIDFGLAKKYRDPRTHLHIPYRENKNLTGTARYASVNTHLGIEQSRRDDLESLGYVLIYFCRGSLPWQGLKAATKRQKYDRIMEKKMTTPNNILCKGLPSEFLEYMNYVKTLRFDDKPDYPYLRKLFRDLFKKENYRYDYVFDWTLYKFQQEKQRAQQGKVADGDNQDQQQQQNNQNQTQTQNQQGQITAPQPPVPVSQQQQQQQQIPQHIPTPQQISQQQQQQQQQQQQLPPQQQKTSVTPQLQQYTDQRLQNQRAVYQSNQNYSGTKSAQPQAQQPPQQGNPAWL
- a CDS encoding pseudouridine synthase (Putative pseudouridine synthase; predicted role in snRNA pseudouridine synthesis, tRNA pseudouridine synthesis; Spider biofilm induced); translation: MGDKFSVPTNQSKERQPIVKKKKKKKRTNIYSYILIISFPVIDQFQMSESLNIQELTDNSSIIPIPTESTDVQDVTSVSNKDTTTTTTTTTTTTESTTRVRKSSPSPSANENDKKRLKKEFQPRQKIEYTPLVDENGQPIPKAPRKPKRKVAVMLGYCGTGYNGMQVQNDPNVKTIEKDIYDAMATAGAISAENAVDLKKSGFQRAARTDKGVHAAGNVISLKMIIEDPEIINKINDLLPKQIRIWGIQRTTKGFDCRKCCSSRIYEYLLPTFSLLPPKPKSVLSELVKEKKLENPDLFEDDQEGIDWWENVKSKILASGITQEQIDSITSSYDEQQQQQQQQQQQQADEEERDISELSFTKLIKQIKTIENQSRRSYRISSSRLQHFREVMKQYEGTHNFHNFTVGKPFKDTSANRFMIKTIVSDPFVIEGTEWISIKIHGQSFMLHQIRKMIAMAALVVRLSLPCGIINNFFQSTKINIPKAPALGLLLENPVFDGYNIKLTKSDYEPIDFTKFDKEMNEFKMKYIYDKIYAEESKENIFYGFFGYIDAYRGNKNEDGEPIQNGASIFDFLFNYTERVENTKNKDAKNTSKTEESKPEESKPEESKSEQS
- the NIP7 gene encoding ribosome biosynthesis protein (Putative nucleolar protein with role in ribosomal assembly; hyphal-induced; Hap43-induced; Spider biofilm induced), coding for MRPLTEEETKVVFEKLANYIGRNISFLIDNPENPHVFRLQKDRVYYVQESIAKFATSVSRQQLMSLGTCFGKFTKTGKFRLHITSLPYLAQYAKFKIWIKQNGEMPFLYGNHVLKAHIGRMSDDIPEHAGVIIYSMNDIPLGFGASAKSTAEARNLPPTGIVAFRQGDIGEYLREEDTLFT
- a CDS encoding mitochondrial 37S ribosomal protein mS29 (Ortholog(s) have structural constituent of ribosome activity and mitochondrial small ribosomal subunit localization), yielding MLRATNILRERIAAAAAASSSSFSFLTTNTAARSFTTTSINLAVVRQKEGKKKQVLRKRIDPNKQKQKKTTGLTHLPFRDAVRNLNLEQTAPTLIAETLSNKELKAGTVTKYEKSIEKSLTVLNAFKKYQHHEMFQTPISLVTSNTIKINEEFVEKLDGESKSNRIYIDGIKGSGKSTLINQAISLSQEKFNNEAIVLYLNSGEVIGNGTSDYVKNSKLGVYQQPMLTKRWIHKILSANANIFKKLKLTKDIKFAKDKSETLLKANTATLYDFLSQNRDMGKVHPTYAFQFFIEQLVEHSQNVPIIVSVDDFNALADYPWTKYKHPDFTPIHVNEFEIGQFLLKCASGEINFAKGGVLLGKSNDFALNRQTVKVGVYPNEEYNPFLKMPIFDFDLANSLTANGGIKPFKVLPFTKEEVRSLMQFWKDQGVLIVREDFHKKDYEKISDSPEINIDEQFEKLVQASYVNNQGNPYGMIKQAVLSY